AATACATGTCCCGCCCCGTAACGGCCATCTACCTCATAGGGTATAGTGCCTTCAATCATGGGTACCTTAAACATGTTTTTCTTGGCATTGTTAACACCCTTTCTAATAGCTATGGAAACCTCATTGCCTTTTCCGTAACCTACTCCAACCTTGCCACTCATATCTCCCACAGCTACCAGGGCGCTGAAGCTGAATCTTCTTCCGCCCTTTACTACTTTTGCTACCCTGTTTATCTTTATAACTCTTTCGCTTAATTCATTTGTATTGGCATTATCAGGCACTAAACTTCCTCCTTAAATTCCTTTAAAATTTCAATCCGCCTTTTCTGGCGCCATCAGCCAGAGCTTTTACTCTTCCGTGATACTTGAATTTATTTTTATCAAAAGCAACTTCCGTAATTTTTTTCTCCTTGGCTAATTCTGCCAACTTCTGTCCAGTTCTAAAGCTAATATCTATTTTGCCTTTATCCTCAGGTTTTGCCTCTAAGACCTGGCTGGAAACACCAATTACCGTGTTGCCTGTAGCATCATCGATAATCTGTCCATATATATGTTTGTTGCTTCTGTAAACACAAAGCCTGGGTTTGGCGGACCTGGACTGTATCTTGTGTTTTGACCTTAATTTTCTTCTAAGCCCTTTATCTTTTTTTTCTATCTTTGTCTTCATCCTAACTCCTAAACCTTATTTTCCAGTTCCAGCAGTAATGGCCGCTTTACCCACTTTTTTCCTTACATATTCATTCTCATACCTGATTCCCTTACCCTTATAGGGCTCAGGTTTCCTGATATCCCTGATGTCTGCAGTAATTTTCCCCACCAGCTGTTTATCTATTCCTTTTACCACTATGGTAGTGTTGTCAGGAACCTCAAAAGTTATGCCGGGTATCTGCTCTATTACTACCGGGTTAGAATAACCTACCAATATTTCCAGGTTATTGCCCTTAAGGGAAGCCCTGTAGCCAACCCCTATTATTTTTAAGGTTTTGCTAAAGCCCTGGCTAACTCCTTCTACTACGTTATTTATAAGGCTTCGGTACAAACCGAACTTAGCCATATTTTCCTTGCTCTTGCTCTCCGGCTTCAATACTATCTGGCTGTCTTCCATCTTAACCCCTATACTGGGATTAATATCTATGGAAAGCTGCCCCAACTTGCCTTT
The Actinomycetota bacterium DNA segment above includes these coding regions:
- the rpsE gene encoding 30S ribosomal protein S5, yielding MPDNANTNELSERVIKINRVAKVVKGGRRFSFSALVAVGDMSGKVGVGYGKGNEVSIAIRKGVNNAKKNMFKVPMIEGTIPYEVDGRYGAGHVFMKPASEGTGVIAGGPVRAVMELAGVRNVLTKSLGSPNALSIVNATVSGLKSLRTPEQIKQMRAN
- the rplR gene encoding 50S ribosomal protein L18 — translated: MKTKIEKKDKGLRRKLRSKHKIQSRSAKPRLCVYRSNKHIYGQIIDDATGNTVIGVSSQVLEAKPEDKGKIDISFRTGQKLAELAKEKKITEVAFDKNKFKYHGRVKALADGARKGGLKF
- the rplF gene encoding 50S ribosomal protein L6 — encoded protein: MSRIGKKPIPVPEGVEVDIKKDKFTAKGKLGQLSIDINPSIGVKMEDSQIVLKPESKSKENMAKFGLYRSLINNVVEGVSQGFSKTLKIIGVGYRASLKGNNLEILVGYSNPVVIEQIPGITFEVPDNTTIVVKGIDKQLVGKITADIRDIRKPEPYKGKGIRYENEYVRKKVGKAAITAGTGK